The sequence below is a genomic window from Verrucomicrobiota bacterium.
CGACAAGTATGACACGAACAAGGACGGCAAGCTCGACAAGGAAGAGCGCGGCAAGATGAGCCAGGAAGACAAGGACAAGATGTCCAAGGCCGGCCTTGCACCCAAGAAGAAGGACAAGTAACCCAGCCCCGGGCTCCTTGAGCCCAGTATCCATCACGCCCCGTCGCGCGGCTTGCAGCCGCCGGCGGGGCGAATTGTTTTTCCACCGGGAATCGGGGGCACGGCGCGAGATTTTGCATGGACCAGTAACCATCATCCCGGGCCATGCGTCTGCGTTGGCGACCGGCGGAGTTTGCGTAGCGACAAAGTCCGCGCGGGCTTGAATAGGCGGCGTTGGAAAAACGTTTTCTTCCGCTCTCGCAGGCAACCATAAGACACGACGCAACTGATTATGGACATCAACCAGCATCGTCCCCAATTGACCGATTACTTCGCCACCCGCCGCCAGTTCCTCAACCGCTTCGGCATGGGCATGGGCGGCTTGAGCCTCGCGTGGTTGCTCGGCCCCGAGCTTGGCGGCACCGCGAACGCCATCACCGCCACCAACCCGCTCGCGCCGCGCAAGCCGCACTTCCCCGCCAAGGCCAAGCGCGTCATCCACATCTTCGCACAGGGCGGCCCGTCGCACATCGACACGTGGGACCCGAAGCCCGCGCTCGCCAAATACGGCGACCAAAAAGTGGACGCCATCGGCGGCACGCCGCTGCCCACGCAGTTCAAGTTCACCCCGAGCGGCAAGTCCGGCGTCGAAGTCAGCGAAATCTGGCCTCACATCGGCGCGAACATTGACGACGTGGCGGTCATCCGCTCGATGACCACCGACATCCCGTCGCACGAGTTCGCCACGGTGATGATGAACACCGGCTCCGGCCGGCTCGTGAAGCCCTCGCTCGGCTCATGGACCGTTTACGGCCTCGGCACGGACAACCAAAACCTCCCCGGCTTCGTTGCGCTGAGCGGCGGCCTCGGCGGCGCGGCCAACTGGCGCTCGGCGTTCCTGCCCGGGGCGTTTCAGGGCACGCTCGTCAGCAACCCCGCCGCGAGCGTCGAGAGGATCATCGAGAACATCAAGACCTCGCACCTTTCGCTCGCCCGCCAGCGCGAGCAACTCGACCTCGTGCAGGCCTTCAACGCCGAACACCAGAAAAACCTCGGCCAGGAAGCCGCGCTCGAGTCGCGCATCCAGTCCTTCGAACTCGCCTACCAGATGCAGACCGAGGCGACGGACGCCTTCGACATCAGCCGCGAGCCGCAGCACATCCGCGAGATGTATGGCGAGACGCCCCAAGGCCGGCAATTGCTCGTCGCGCGCCGGCTCATCGAGAAGGGCGTGCGGTTCGTCCAGACGTGGCACAACGGCTGGGACCACCACACCGCCGTGGCGAACAACCTCCGCCGCAAGGCCGGTGAAATCGACCAGGCCATCGGCGCGTTGATCAAGGACCTCCGCAGCCGCGGAATGCTCGAGGACACGCTCGTCGTGTGGGGCGGCGAATTCGGCCGCACCCCGCGGCACGACCGCGGGCAGCGCGGCGAACCCGGCCGCGACCACCACAACAAGTCATTCGTCTCGTGGATGGCCGGCGGCGGCGTCAAAGGTGGCCAGGCTTACGGCGCGTCCGACGAGTTCGGCTTCAACGCCGTCGAGAACAAGGTCCACGTGCACGACCTGCACGCGACCATCCTGCGCCTGCTGGGCTTCGATCACGAGAAACTCACGTATCGCTACAACGGCCGCGACTTCCGCCTCACCGACGTTTACGGCAACGTGGTCAAGGACCTGATCGCCTGAGTTTGCGCGGTGGAGAACCCCGTCTTTCGTCAACCCGGTTGACGAACGAAGGATGAATGGCGGATGACGAACCTTCTTCGGTTCCCATCCGTCATTCGCATTCCCGGGGGATCCGGAAGCCGGTTCGTCCGCCGCAGTTTTTGAGTAAAGCCATGAACACACGAATCGCATTCCTCGTCGCCGCGGCTGCGGCCGCAGGCCCCGCGAGCGCGCAAGTCGAGCGCCTCGACCCCGAGCAACTTCAGTTCTTCGAGAAGCGCATCCGCCCCGTGCTCGTCGAGCAGTGCTACAAATGCCACAGCGCCACCGCCGAAAAGGTCAAGGGCAGCCTGCTCCTCGACTCCAAGGCCGGGGTGCTCAAGGGCGGCTCCAGCGGCCCCGCCATCGTCCTCGGCAAGCCCGAGAAAAGCCTCCTCATCAAAGCCATCAAGTCCACCGACGAGGACGAGATGATGCCGCCAAAGGGCGACCGCCTGCCGCCCAACGTCATCGCCGACTTCGAGCAGTGGATTCGCTCCGGCGCACCCGACCCGCGCATCGCACCCGCGAGTGCGAAATCCGCGCTCCAGGTGGACATGGAAAAAGCGAAAACGCATTGGGCCTACCAACCGGTGACCGCGCCGCCGGTTCCAAAAGTGAAAGACTCGAAGAAGTGGGCGCGCACCGACCTCGACAAGTTCGTCCTCGCGAAGCTCGAATCCAAAGGCCTCGAGCCTTCGCCGATGGCTGACCGGCGCACGCTCATCCGCCGCGCGACCTTCGACCTCATCGGCCTGCCACCGACGACGCAGGAAGTCGCGGACTTCGTCGCCGACAAGTCGCCGAACGCGTTCGAGAAGGTCGTGGACCGCCTGCTCGCTTCGCCGCACTACGGCGAGCGCTGGGGGCGGCACTGGCTGGATGTCGCGCGCTACGCGGACACCACGGGCGACCGCATCGGCGGGGCGCGCCGCGACCCGAAGTTTCCCTACGCGTGGACCTATCGCGACTACGTGATCAACGCCTTCAACTCGGACAAGCCATACGACCAGTTCATCATCGAGCAGATTGCCGCCGACCGGCTCGAACTCGGCGACACCAAGATGCCGCTCGCCGCGATGGGCTTCCTCACCGTCGGCAAGCGGTTCATGGGAAACATCAACGAGGTGATTGACGATCGCATCGACGTGGTGACGCAGGGCCTGATGGGAATGACCGCCGCCTGCGCGCGCTGCCACGACCACAAGTTCGATCCGATTCCGCAGCGCGACTACTACAGCCTGCACGGCGTCTTCAACTCATCCCAGGAGCCCGACGAGGAGCCGATGCTCTACCCGCCCGCGGACAAGGCGGCGTTCGCCGACTTCACCAAGAAGGTCGAAGAAGTCGAGGCCGTCATCGCCTCGATTCGCAGCACCGAGGAAGGCCGCGTGCTCGGCCAGTTCCGCGCGGTGCTGGACAAGTATCTGCTCGGCGTCCGCGAACTCAACCAATCCGCAAAGAAGCTGACCGCGCAGGCGTTCTCCCGGCAGAAGGGGCTCGACCCCGACATTTTCGACCAATGGGTCGCAGCGCTCAAGAAGTGCTCCACCGACCACAGCCCGGTCTTCGCCCCGTGGCTCGCCTTCGCCGCGCTCAAGGATGAGGACTTCACGGCGAAGTCGAAGGAACTCGCCGACAAGTTCGCCACCGGCACTTGCGACGGCAAGCCGATCAATCCGCTCGTCGCGAAACTGTTCACCGCGGCGCCCAAGAGCGCGGACGACCTCGCCGAGGCTTACGCGAAGCTGTTCAAGGACGTGGACAAGGAATGGCAGGCCGCGCAGAAGGCCGACGCCAAGTCGCTCGAGTCGCCGAAGGAGGAATTGCGGCTCGTGCTCTACGGCAACGACTCGCCCATCAGCCTCGACCGGCGCGGGTTCCAGCGCATCATCGGCAACCGCATCCAGAACGCCGAAAATGCCGAGCGCACCAAGATTTCCGACCTCAAGATGACGCATCCCGGCTCGCCCGTGCGCGCGATGGCGCTCACCGACAAGCCGCGCGCGCTGGATTCCTTCGTGATGATCCGCGGCGAACCCGCGAACCGCGGACCCGTCGTCCCGCGGCAGTTCCTCGAGATCCTTTCGAAGGACAAGCGCGAACCCTTCAAGGACGGCAGCGGGCGCCTCGACCTCGCGAAACACGTCGCCAGCAAGGACAACCCCCTCACCGCGCGCGTCTTCGTGAACCGCGTCTGGCAATGGCACTTCGGCGACGCGATCGTGCGCACGCCCGGCGACTTCGGCCTGCGCAGCGACCCGCCGTCGAACCAGGAACTGCTCGACCACCTCGCCGTCAAGCTGATGACCAACGGATGGTCCATCAAGAAGCTCCACAAGACGATCCTGCTCTCGGCGGCGTGGATGCAGTCCTCCAAGGACAACCCGAAGAACTCCGCCGTCGATCCCGGCAACTCGTTCTTCTGGCGGCAGAATCTCCAGCGACTCGACTTCGAATCACTCCGCGACACGCTGCTCGCGCTCGGCGGCAAGGCCGACTTCGAGAAAGTCGGCGGCCCGTCGGTCGAACTCGCCGGCTCGAACCGCCGCACGCTTTACGGCTACGTGGACCGCGCGCGCATCGCCGAGGCGTATCGCATCTTCGACTTCGCCAATCCGGACATGACCGCCCCGCAGCGCATGCTCACCACCGTGCCGCTCCAGGCGCTCTTCATGATGAACAACCCGTTCGTCATCGAGCAGGCGAAGCAAA
It includes:
- a CDS encoding DUF1501 domain-containing protein, whose translation is MDINQHRPQLTDYFATRRQFLNRFGMGMGGLSLAWLLGPELGGTANAITATNPLAPRKPHFPAKAKRVIHIFAQGGPSHIDTWDPKPALAKYGDQKVDAIGGTPLPTQFKFTPSGKSGVEVSEIWPHIGANIDDVAVIRSMTTDIPSHEFATVMMNTGSGRLVKPSLGSWTVYGLGTDNQNLPGFVALSGGLGGAANWRSAFLPGAFQGTLVSNPAASVERIIENIKTSHLSLARQREQLDLVQAFNAEHQKNLGQEAALESRIQSFELAYQMQTEATDAFDISREPQHIREMYGETPQGRQLLVARRLIEKGVRFVQTWHNGWDHHTAVANNLRRKAGEIDQAIGALIKDLRSRGMLEDTLVVWGGEFGRTPRHDRGQRGEPGRDHHNKSFVSWMAGGGVKGGQAYGASDEFGFNAVENKVHVHDLHATILRLLGFDHEKLTYRYNGRDFRLTDVYGNVVKDLIA
- a CDS encoding DUF1549 domain-containing protein, with amino-acid sequence MADDEPSSVPIRHSHSRGIRKPVRPPQFLSKAMNTRIAFLVAAAAAAGPASAQVERLDPEQLQFFEKRIRPVLVEQCYKCHSATAEKVKGSLLLDSKAGVLKGGSSGPAIVLGKPEKSLLIKAIKSTDEDEMMPPKGDRLPPNVIADFEQWIRSGAPDPRIAPASAKSALQVDMEKAKTHWAYQPVTAPPVPKVKDSKKWARTDLDKFVLAKLESKGLEPSPMADRRTLIRRATFDLIGLPPTTQEVADFVADKSPNAFEKVVDRLLASPHYGERWGRHWLDVARYADTTGDRIGGARRDPKFPYAWTYRDYVINAFNSDKPYDQFIIEQIAADRLELGDTKMPLAAMGFLTVGKRFMGNINEVIDDRIDVVTQGLMGMTAACARCHDHKFDPIPQRDYYSLHGVFNSSQEPDEEPMLYPPADKAAFADFTKKVEEVEAVIASIRSTEEGRVLGQFRAVLDKYLLGVRELNQSAKKLTAQAFSRQKGLDPDIFDQWVAALKKCSTDHSPVFAPWLAFAALKDEDFTAKSKELADKFATGTCDGKPINPLVAKLFTAAPKSADDLAEAYAKLFKDVDKEWQAAQKADAKSLESPKEELRLVLYGNDSPISLDRRGFQRIIGNRIQNAENAERTKISDLKMTHPGSPVRAMALTDKPRALDSFVMIRGEPANRGPVVPRQFLEILSKDKREPFKDGSGRLDLAKHVASKDNPLTARVFVNRVWQWHFGDAIVRTPGDFGLRSDPPSNQELLDHLAVKLMTNGWSIKKLHKTILLSAAWMQSSKDNPKNSAVDPGNSFFWRQNLQRLDFESLRDTLLALGGKADFEKVGGPSVELAGSNRRTLYGYVDRARIAEAYRIFDFANPDMTAPQRMLTTVPLQALFMMNNPFVIEQAKQITSRPEMISGSRDEEKIGYLYQLIHQRPPTLNETKLAAAYLADQQGKPATGGSDVGSWRYGFGEYDAKAGKLKGFEPMTAFLRDSWIAVDKEQLRKLTIEQAKERPAPKKGNPNNPNVQQNVARQAAMGSAFAVSLNAVGGNPGDAKQSVIRRWVSPVDGVVSIEGAFIHKAKTGEGVQAFIYTAKSGQLGVWTASGSEVETRIERVTVKKGDAIDFIVSNRGPTAPKTDDDEVFTWAPIIRLLNAPKGQHAEWNAQQEFSGPVRSAPAAVAARNAPAKGAPTGEFSAWERLTQAMLLSNELIYIN